ATATTATTCCTCCTACCCTATTCTTGGGATACACATGTTATTAGCTGCCTTGATAATAAATATTTGGCTAATTAAAATAATTCCATGTAATTGTTAGAATTATTTAACATTTTTATTGAATTCATTATATTATGGGCAAATAGTAAAGTCAATAACCCCTTATTATTTCTATCTTACCTTATTTATCTTATGTAACTTATCATTTTGCTAGTCATATAATACAGTATAAACTAATAGGGAGGTATTATATGAGCGAACTACTCCGAATTGACAACATCAGCTATAGCTACCACAGCCTCGAGGGAGAAACACCTGCTTTAGTGGATGTTTCCTTCCATGTAAATGACGGAGAATTTGTAGGCATCGTAGGACCAAGCGGCTGTGGCAAATCCACCCTGCTCTCTCTAATCGCCGGCTTGCTTACTCCAAGCAGCGGTTCAATATATATAAACGGCAAAGACATTAAATCCTCTGGTAAAAACATCGGCTATATGCTTCAAAAAGATCATCTGCTGGAATGGCGTGATACCTTAAGAAATGTAACCTTGGGAATGGAAATTCAAAATAAATTAAGTGATAACAGCTATGTCCACATAAATGAACTTTTGAACACTTATGGTCTAATTACTTTTAAAAATTCATATCCTTCTGAATTATCTGGTGGAATGCGTCAAAGAGCGGCTCTAATTCGTACCCTTTTGTTGGAACCAGATATTTTGCTTTTAGATGAACCTTTTTCTGCCTTAGATTATCAAACCAGGCTTGAGGTGGCAGATGATATCTGGGGAATAATCCGTAAAGAGAAGAAAACAGCAATCTTAATAACCCATGATATATCAGAGGCTATCAGCATGTCTGACAGAGTTATTATATTGACAAAAAGACCCGGCAGTGTAAAGCGGATTATTGATATAAAACTATCTATAACGGATCCTACTCCATTTAGGGCTAGAAGCGC
This genomic interval from Herbinix luporum contains the following:
- a CDS encoding ABC transporter ATP-binding protein, with the translated sequence MSELLRIDNISYSYHSLEGETPALVDVSFHVNDGEFVGIVGPSGCGKSTLLSLIAGLLTPSSGSIYINGKDIKSSGKNIGYMLQKDHLLEWRDTLRNVTLGMEIQNKLSDNSYVHINELLNTYGLITFKNSYPSELSGGMRQRAALIRTLLLEPDILLLDEPFSALDYQTRLEVADDIWGIIRKEKKTAILITHDISEAISMSDRVIILTKRPGSVKRIIDIKLSITDPTPFRARSAPEFTDYFNLIWKELNNLEQKE